In the Malaya genurostris strain Urasoe2022 chromosome 1, Malgen_1.1, whole genome shotgun sequence genome, one interval contains:
- the LOC131440422 gene encoding uncharacterized protein LOC131440422 gives MNPLTSFEKKLYSKVPEHPGVWKPHLYRATPIRSSMDSSDPHLLDGYNFTNIFLQAPAELPVWNRTNAEGYEQFVSRLNNLHNSIYRQYFEGKDLKIPTLLKDQYDLRNSTYRRHYCQSMRELNSMKVKRMNIRACKMGVPLPDGWLFKPTSSANAHRSWEELAALAKAANAMKHIQV, from the exons atgaaTCCTCTtaccagttttgaaaaaaagctCTATTCTAAAGTTCCGGAACATCCTGGTGTTTGGAAACCACACCTCTACAGAGCAACACCAATCCGATCGTCCATGGATTCAAGCGATCCTCATCTGCTCGATGGCTACAACTTTACCAATATTTTCCTTCAAGCACCAGCTGAGTTGCCCGTTTGGAATCGAACGAATGCAGAAGGTTATGAACAATTCGTTTCACGTCTCAACAATCTACACAATAGTATTTATCGACAATACTTCGAAGGAAAAGATCTAAAAATACCTACATTGTTGAAGGATCAATATGATTTGAGAAATTCAACATATCGTAGACACTACTGTCAATCAATGAGAGAGCTTAATTCGATGAAGGTAAAAAGGATGAACATACGAGCCTGTAAGATGGGCGTACCCTTGCCGGATGGATGGTTATTCAAACCTACGTCATCAGCG AATGCACATCGAAGCTGGGAAGAGCTGGCGGCATTGGCAAAAGCAGCGAATGCAATGAAACATATTCAAGTTTGA
- the LOC131440418 gene encoding histone RNA hairpin-binding protein has product MMSLAFEDTRMSLDNELSNLSPCKSVANTTINLLSSLEPVSISASVKEEDTIHIINISGKCPDEKQRSDQQKAGRKETIPRQSWADMIEEEENAKLKSEALIAHSNMELAASDSKMSIEEISSSSSISGRSTRHIEIDIIDSANVEKYEKLVRNEMIKSPFKRRLSGGCEEGDGHANFSEEGIDGDELTNNQHKKTKMHEDDHGRERFRRDSTSSGEASSNGSQSSRKPLEYEKDTSILVRRQKQIDYGKNTLGYENYMKQVPRDQRTKDHPKTPPKHFKYSRRAWDGLIKVWRKKLHCFDPNAINGTEN; this is encoded by the exons ATGATGTcg CTTGCGTTCGAAGATACTCGCATGTCATTGGACAATGAGCTGTCAAATCTGTCGCCTTGCAAATCTGTTGCGAATACAACAATAAACCTGCTTTCGTCTTTGGAGCCTGTTTCTATATCAGCCAGTGTCAAGGAAGAAGATACTATACATATAATTAACATAAGCGGAAAATGTCCTGATGAAAAGCAGCGTTCCGATCAACAGAAAGCTGGAAGAAAAGAGACTATTCCCCGTCAAAGTTGGGCTGATatgatcgaagaggaagagaacGCCAAACTGAAATCGGAAGCTCTAATAGCTCATTCCAATATGGAGTTAGCGGCCTCTGATAGTAAGATGTCCATCGAAGAaatcagtagcagtagcagcatCAGTGGTCGATCCACTAGACATATTGAAATTGATATAATAG attcagccaatgtggaaaaatatgaaaaattagtTCGAAATGAGATGATAAAGTCACCATTTAAACGTCGTCTATCGGGCGGTTGTGAGGAAGGTGACGGGCACGCAAATTTCAGCGAGGAGGGAATTGATGGTGACGAACTAACAAACAACCAGCACAAGAAAACTAAAATGCACGAGGATGACCACGGTCGGGAACGCTTTCGGCGGGACAGTACCAGTTCAGGCGAAGCCAGTAGTAATGGTAGTCAGAGTAGTCGTAAGCCATTGGAGTATGAAAAAGATACGTCAATTTTGGTTCGTCGTCAAAAACAGATCGACTATGGCAAGAATACGCTTGGATATGAAAATTATATGAAACAGGTTCCAAG AGATCAACGAACCAAAGATCATCCGAAAACTCCTCCGAAACACTTCAAGTACAGCCGTCGTGCTTGGGATGGTCTAATCAAAGTGTGGCGCAAGAAGTTGCATTGTTTTGATCCAAATGCTAT AAACGGAACTGAGAACTAA
- the LOC131440419 gene encoding uncharacterized protein LOC131440419 has protein sequence MNDLPYRSQFSWQTLEGDPKRLISYSIQSSECTIPISQDDLLNPDACLVLGADMNEKFCEQTITIHPAHLISRLALIVECATIESYVGRIREYNQTHHGDLIFDNDTKLYRFDISLKPCNASELTLRYVLSAEHSLCIYGLHINLTRNANVVNMLAKKATTIDQAMLECRLNDSKMSEKAIKCKEYVLASMEKSTRQKNIEFENIFNNNVATLKSSSVSDAPSSSKETLQIQPQNPGDPGTTNHIFQFPQFPPFSEALIKEYIDTKMLELEAALDAKLQAMEFRQNKKLDNILSLLECISNKE, from the exons ATGAACGACCTACCCTACCGGTCACAATTCAGCTGGCAAACGTTGGAAGGTGATCCCAAGCGATTGATATCTTATAGTATTCAGTCTAGTGAATGTACAATACC AATTTCACAAGATGATCTGCTGAATCCGGATGCCTGTTTAGTGCTAGGTGCTGACatgaatgaaaaattttgtGAGCAGACGATAACAATTCATCCCGCCCACCTGATAAGTAGACTAGCTCTCATAGTAGAATGTGCTACTATCGAATCCTACGTTGGTAGAATACGTGAATACAACCAGACTCATCACGGCGATCTTATTTTTGACAATGATACAAAACTCTACCGTTTTGACATCAGTCTCAAACCATGCAATGCATCTGAATTAACACTTCGTTATGTCTTATCTGCAGAACATTCTTTGTGCATATATGGCTTACATATAAATTTGACGAGAAACGCTAACGTAGTGAACATGTTAGCGAAAAAAGCAACAACAATTGATCAAGCTATGCTGGAATGTAGATTGAATGATTCAAAAATGTCTGAGAAGGCGATCAAATGTAAAGAGTACGTGTTGGCTTCCATGGAAAAAAGCACCCGAcagaaaaatattgaatttgAAAACATATTCAATAATAATGTTGCTACTTTGAAAAGTAGTTCAGTATCGGACGCACCAAGCTCTAGTAAAGAAACATTACAAATTCAACCTCAAAACCCTGGCGATCCGGGGACAACAAAccatatttttcaatttccacaATTCCCACCTTTTAGTGAAGCTTTGATCAAAGAGTACATAGATACCAAAATGTTAGAGTTAGAAGCTGCACTCGATGCTAAACTACAAGCCATGGAGTTCCGACAGAATAAAAAATTAGACAATATTTTATCTTTACTCGAATGTATAAGCAATAAAGAATAG